The proteins below come from a single Stomoxys calcitrans chromosome 1, idStoCalc2.1, whole genome shotgun sequence genomic window:
- the LOC106088873 gene encoding uncharacterized protein LOC106088873: MMYKYQLLRRYKAKTQTKFITDVFDFGKMFFKGLSFLTIVVVFLALAVKDSSATAIATHDQTVGDFVEALVDVVLFAVLELVTDLLTALHLDTAILGTLGHLRPGLLHNIVSTVVGLLSSLL; encoded by the exons ATGATGTATAAATACCAACTGCTGAGGCGCTATAAAGCTAAGACACAAACAAAATTCATAACCGATGTGTTTGATTTCgggaaaatgtttttcaaagGCTTATCGTTTCTAACCATCGTCGTTGTTTTCTTGGCTTTGGCTGTAAAG GATTCATCGGCTACCGCAATTGCAACTCATGATCAGACTGTTGGCGATTTTGTTGAAGCTTTGGTTGATGTTGTTCTGTTTGCGGTATTAGAACTGGTAACTGATCTGCTGACAGCTCTACATCTGgatacagctattttaggtACACTAGGACATCTGCGGCCTGGCCTTCTTCATAATATTGTTTCGACAGTGGTTGGTCTATTAAGCAGCCTATTGTAA